The DNA segment GTACTGCCTGACTGATGCAGGCGCCTGCTTTTGTGCCCCGATACATCGGGGCGGGCTACAGTTTGCCGGTTAATCGCCTAAGCCTTTTCAACCTGCAGGAAGTCCAGCTCGATGGGCGTCTCCCTGCCGAAGAACAACACGAGCACCTTGACCTTGGAGCGGTCCGGGTAGACCTCGTCGATCATACCCATGAAGTCCTGGAACGGCCCCTCGACGATTCTCACCGTCTGGCCCTTCTCCAGGCCGGACTTGAGCCTCGGCTTGGAAGACTCCATTTGCTTCATAATCGCCTCTACCTCGCGTTCCTCGAGAGGCACAGGCTTGGGTCGCTTGTCGTTCTCATCCTCTGCGGAAACGAACCCGGTCACACCCGGGGTGTTCCGCACAACGTACCAGCTCGTATCATCCATCTTCATCTGTACGATGACGTAACCCGGGAAGACTCTTCGTGATACAGAGGTGCGCTTGCCGCCCTTGATCTCGACCTCTTCCTCGGTGGGAACAACGACCTGGTAGATCTTGTCCTTCATATCCATGGAGGCTATGCGGAGCTCCAGGTTCTTCTTGACCCTGTCTTCCTGTCCGGAATAGGTGTGTACGATATACCACCGCACCGGCGTTTCAGCAATTGCAGCCATTACGCTATAGCCCCACGAACCAGTCCATGAGCCTGTTGAACGCCAGGTCCACGCCGCCGAGGAACACACCCATGACCGCCGAGACCGCGATGACCATCATGGTCAGGCGGAAGGTCTCTTCCCTCGTAGGCCAGGTCACCCTGCGCAGCTCGCCGGTAACCTCGTTAAAGAGGCGCACGACACTGAAGCCACGGGTTGAGGGGGTCCCGGTCTGCTGCAGCATTGGTTACCTGACCTCCTTGTGGAGGGTGTGCTTGCGGCAGCGCGGGCAGAACTTCTGAAGCTCAAGGCGCTGCGGGTCGTTGCGGCGATTCTTGTTAGAGTTGTAGGTCCTCTCCTTGCAATCGACGCAGCCCAGGGTGATCAATTGTCGGTTTTCGCCTTTGCGGGCCATGTTACCCTCGTCTCGGCAGTCGGCAGTAGCCAGTCAGCAGTCAGCCGGACAGGAGGCCGGAAACCGGCGATTGGACCTGGTCTGGCTGACTGCCGACTGCTGACTGCCTACAGCTAAGCAGTTACTTGGTGATCTTGGTGATAACGCCGGAGCCCACGGTCCTGCCACCCTCGCGGATAGCGAAGCGGAGCTTCTCCGTCATAGCTACGGGCGTGTGCAGCTTGATCTGCATCTCGATGTTGTCACCCGGCATGACCATCTCAACGCCGTCCGGCAGCTTGATCTCGCCGGTCACGTCGGTCGTCCGGATGTAGAACTGCGGCTTGTACCCGCTGAAGAACGGGGTATGGCGGCCGCCCTCTTCCTTGGACAGAACGTAGACCTGGGCCAGCGCCTCGCTGTGCGGTGTGATGCTGCCCGGCGCGGCAAGGACCTGACCGCGCTGGATGTCATCGCGCTCAATACCGCGCAGGAGCAGACCGCAGGCGTCTCCGGGCTCCGCCTCGTCCAGAGTCTTGTGGAACATCTCGATACCGGTTGCGACAGTCTTGCTGTTCGCGCCCATGCCGAGAATCGCGACTTCCTGGCCAACCTTCACGGTGCCCTGCTCAACGCGGCCGGTCACAACGGTGCCGCGGCCCTTGATGCTGAAAACGTCCTCAACAGGCATCAGGAACGGCTTGTCCTTCGGGCGCTGGGGGACGCGGATATACGTGTCTACCGCGTCCATCAACTTCCAGATCCTGCCGCCCCACTCCGACTCTCGGGAGACGTTGTTGTCCTCGAGGGCCTTCAGCGCGCTGACGCGGACGATTGGGATCTCATCTCCCGGGAAGCCGTACTTCGTAAGAAGCTCGCGGACCTCAAGCTCGACGAGGTCCAGCAGCTCGGGGTCGTCCATCAGGTCGACCTTGTTCAGGGCGACGACGATCCTGGGCACCTCAACCTGGCGGGCCAGGAGGATGTGCTCGCGCGTCTGGGGCATCGGGCCGTCCGGCGCGCTCACCACGAGAATGGCGCCGTCCATCTGGGCCGCGCCGGTGATCATGTTCTTGATGTAGTCGGCGTGGCCCGGGCAGTCCACGTGGGCGTAGTGGCGGGTCTTGGTCGCGTACTCCACGTGCGTGATGGCGATTGTGACGCCGCGCGCCCGCTCTTCAGGAGCATTGTCGATCTGGTCGAAGGGGGTATAGTTCGCCAGGCCCTGAGAGGCCAGCACCTTCGTGATCGCCGCGGTCAAGCTTGTCTTGCCGTGGTCAACGTGGCCGATAGTCCCAACGTTAAGATGGGGCTTGTCCCGTAGGAACTTCTGCTTTGCCATTCCGTCTCTCCCATGTATTAAGCCCTCAACCAGATTCGAACTGGTGACCTCGTTCTTACCAAGAACGTGCTCTGCCGACTGAGCTATGAGGGCATTTTGATTTTGATACCGGTCGTTCCAAAGAGTCAGTTGGTGGAGAGAGCAGGATTCGAACCTGCGTAGCGCTTCCGCGCGCCAGATTTACAGTCTGGTGGTATTAACCGCTCACCCATCTCTCCGAATTGACAAGAAACTAGTTTAGCACAGCAATTCCGCCAAATCCAAGACCGCCTCCCCGGAACGCAAAATCTTCCCTGCTCTTCTGTAACACTTGAAAGGGTTAACTACAGGAGCGGAAGATTGCCGTTGCACGGTCTCGGTTGGCGCGGCCGCCGTATTCCGGTGGCGCTCGCTTTGCGGTCAGTCGCTTGGGCGCGGGTGTGAGGTAAAACTCAACGAATACCAAAGCCGACGTCTAGTATCGGCCTACAGGACATTCTATACGAACGCTCCCCGAAGGTCAACAACTTCAGGAATAGATGGTGGCGTAGGCCATCACCTTGTACGCCAGCTTCGCCGCGATGTAGGCGCACGACTCGGGACCCTCTTCCGGGGCGAGCTCGACGACATCGAACCCGACGATCTTCTTGCTCTCCCCTACCGCGCGCAGTATCCGCGTGATCTCCGCCCAGCTCAGCCCGCCGGGCTCCGGCGTCCCTACCCCGGGCATAAGAGCCGGATCGATAACGTCCAGGTCTATTGAGACGTAGACGTTATCGGGCAACGCGGACACGATGCTCGCCGCGATATCCTGCTGCTCGAGGGGAGCGTTCGGCCAGAAGAACACCGGTAGCGAATTGGCGCGTATGAAATCGCGCTCCTCGAAGCATATCGTCCGCACTCCCACATGCACGGTCGGGACCATCTCGTTGATGCGGCGCGCCACCGAGGCGTGCCCCCAGGGAGCGTCCATATACTCGTCCCGCAGGTCAGCGTGCGCGTCAAAGTAGAGAACGGCCATGTCCGCGTAGCTGTCCTTCAATGCCCGGACGGCGCCGGTCGTGACGGTGTGCTCGCCGCCGAGCAGGCCGACCAGCCGGCCCGGCGCAGCGACAGCCCTGACGGCCTGCTCTACCCTGTCGACCATCGCCCTGGGGCCGCTCATGTCCGGCTCTATTTCCGGCGTGGTGTATATCCCCATGGCGGAAACGTCGCGGTCGAGCTCCAGGTCGTAGTCTTCCAGGTGGCGCGAGGCGTTCAGTATGGCGCGGGGCCCGTACCGCGACCCTCCCCGGTACGAGGTGGTGCTGTCGTAAGGCACAGGCAGAAGAACGACCCGGGAGTCGCCCGGGCCGTTATCGGGTTGCGCTAGGTCAAGAAAGGTGTGCCAATTTCTCGGCACACCTTTCAATAAGTCGCCTTTTTTTGGGGCCATGGCTGAACCTGTTTAAGGTCTGTTTATGGCGATGTTGCAGGCTTGCGTTACGCCTTTGCGGTCGCAGGGACGCGCGCGGCGGCCGCCTGCCTGGGGTTCTCGTACTCCAGCCCGCGCGGCAGCGTCCACGTCTTGACCTCGGACAACGAGAACGTCTTTTTTACGTCGTCAAGGGACGCCTCAACGTCAAAGTCCTTGCACGAGAAGATATCGATGTTCACGTAGCCCCTGTCAGGGAACGTGTGGATGCTGATATGGCTTTCCGCGATGATCACCACGCCGGATACGCCCCAGTCGCCTGGGGTTGGGCCATAGTAGGTGTACACTTGGGGCGGAATAATCTTCGTCATTTTGATGATGCCAGGATACTCATCCAGGAATCTGTGGACCAGTTCCTCGCTCTTGAGCTTTTCCGGATCAGCACCGTATCCATCAATTACCAGATGCAACCCAGTTCCTCCAGCTATCACATTTGGTATGCAGATACGTGGATTCCACGTCAAGCAAGAGTCTAGTCTATCATTTCTTGCCACTCGAAGCAATGGATTTCATAGCACGAAAAATAAGAGCCCGGTATTCGCCGGGCTCTACTCGCGCGAGCTTTTCCAGGTATCCTACCGTTAGACTATACCGCGGATCGCTCCCCGGCAATGGGACTCGAACCCATGTCTCCTGACCTACAATCTTATCACTTCTCTGCCCGCCTACCCTCACTGACCCTCCACAACAACCCTTGATGGATTTTTCACGATTCGTTCGTCCTTCTTCACGCCCCGTTTACCTCCAGAAGCGACGATATCCAGCGACAAGACTTCAACAGGAGGGATAACGTCGATGCGCCGAATAGCAAGACCCCTGATGGTCCTCTTTGTATTTGCTGTGATCCTTCTCGTCGCGTTGGTTTGCCAGGGCTCCGCCGCTTCAAGCCCAAACCGGCCGGCACGGACCGAGACCGCGCAGCTGGTATCGCCCCCGCTGGCGCCTGACCCCATCTCCCGCAAGACGCCGGCGGTGGTCACCGTCAATCTCGAAACCACGGAAGTCACGCGGCGCCTGGCGGACGGCGTGGACTACCAGTTCTGGACGTTCAACGGCACCGTGCCCGGCCCGATGATACGTGTGCGCCAGGGCGACACGGTTGAGCTCACGCTGGCGAACAGCGACGAGTCCAGGGCCGCTCACTCCATCGACCTTAACTCCGTCACCGGCCCAGGCGGCGGGGCCGTCTACACGCAGGTCAGCCCGGGTAAGGAGAAGTCGTTCAGCTTCAAGGCGCTGAACCCCGGACTGTACGTCTACCACTGCGCGACGTCCCTGATTCCGCAGCACATCTCGAATGGGATGTACGGCCTGATCCTGGTGGAGCCGGAGGGCGGCCTGCCGAAGGTGGACAAGGAGTTCTACGTCATGCAGGGCGACCTGTACACTAACGAGGGACGCGACGCTCAGGGGCTCCACACATTCTCCCTGCAGAAGATGGTGGACGAGAACGCGGACTATGTGGTCTTCAACGGCGAGGTCGGCTCCCTGGTCGGCGACAAGGCGCTGACGGCCAACGTCGGCGACAGGGTCAGAATCTACTTCGGCGTCGGCGGACCCAACATCACGTCGAGCTTCCACGTCATCGGAGAGATCTACGATGAGGTCCACATGGAGGGCGCGTCGGAAGGCACGAAGAACGTGCAGACGACTCTCGTCCCGGCGGGCGGCGCGGCCTGGGTGGACTTCAAGGTCGAGGTTCCCGGCACGTACACGCTCGTGGACCACAGCCTGGGCCGCCTGTTGAAAGGCGCGGCGGGCCAGCTGGTCGTCCATGGCGACCAGGCGCCGCACATCTTCGCACCCATCGGCCAGGATGTGAGTGACGCCGCGGCCCACTAGAACCAGTAATCAAAAAAACAGGCCACGTACGACGTGCGTGGCCTGTTTGTGATTTCATTTGAGCGGGGTTCCGCTACATCGTCAGCCGCTCGTACAGGTAGAGCAGGCGGCGAGGCAGGGTGAAGATGTCGTCCAGGACCTCGTAGCCCATGTCGTCCATCATCGTCTTCAGGTAGTCGTGGCCGTTCTTGTCCACCGTCAGGCAGAAGGACATGACGCCCTGGGCGCGCGCCTCGTCCAGCGCGGCCTTCGTGTCGTGGACGGCGTACTCCTTCTCCACGCCCTCGCGGCTGTAGCCGCGGTCCTGCGGGCGGCCGTCGCTGATCAGGAACAGCAGCTTCGTCTTGGCTGTGCTGTGCTCCAGCTTTGAGGCTGCGTGGCGTATCGCTGGCCCCATGCGCGTGGCGTGCAGCGGCGCGATCTTATCGATGCGCTTCTTGACCTTCTCGCCGAAGGTCTCGTTGATGTCCTTGATCGTGTAGAACTCCACGTTCTCGCGGCCGTAGCCGGAGAATGCGTAGATGCCGTACACGTCGCCGATAGCCTCCAGCGCGTGGGTGAGGAGGACGCAAGCCTCCTTCTCCAGGTCGATGATGCGCTTGTAGGAGCGCTTCATCCCGTCGCCGCGACGGTTGCGGAGCCACGCCATGTACTCTACGGGGTCGCTCGGCGCGTCCCAGTCGTCCGAGCCCTTGCGCGTCTCGTCGATGGCCTCGGCCGTGGACGCGCTGGTGTCCAACAGGAAGACCACGGCGACGTCGCGCTGGACCTTGTTGCGGCGCCAGAACAGCTTGTCGCTCGGGCTGGAGCCGGTCCTGATATCGACCATCGCCTCGATAACGTCGTCGATGTCGATCTCCTCGCCGTCCTCCAGCCTGCGCACCTTGCGGAACATCTCGGGCACCATCAGCTCAAACTGGCGGCGTATCTGGTCCACGAGCGCGCCGTAGCTATGGAGCGTCGTGCCATAGTAGGCGGGGTCGCCCTCCGCCATCGGCTTCTGCCGCACGATGCACCAGCGCGGCTTGTAGTCGTTGGCGCGGAAGTCCCATTCGTCGTAGACGAACGTCTGAGGCTCGTCAGCGTCCAGCGCGCCGCCGTCCTCGTCCACATGAGCATGCGGCACCTGGCCGCCCTCCGGGTTGTTCGGTGTGGCCGTGCCGGCCTGCTTCATCAGGTTGTCGGTCATCTCCGCGCTGACCTTCTGCAGGTCCGCACCGTCCCCTTCCATGTCGAGCTCCGCCGAGTTCTTGAGCAGCTCCTCAAGCTGCTCCTGCGTGATCTCCTGCGACTCGCCTTCGCCGCTCTGCCCCTTCTGCATCCGAAGCTGGGAGAGTAGCTGCACCATCTCCGGCTTGAAGTCGCCGCGATAGTCCACGTCCTCGGAGGGCTGGTACTCCTGCTCCTCCGCACCCTTGTTCTGCGACTCGCCGCCCATCCCGTTCAGCAGGTTCTGCAGCATCTCTTCGAACGACTGCTCCTGTTCGTCGTCGTCTCCCTCGTCGCTGGGATCGAAGTCCGCCCACTCGTCCTCGTCGATCTTCTCGTTAGGCACGTCGGCCAGGATGGCGTAGATGCGGAGCGTCGCCTCCGCGGTATCCTCCACATTGGCGCGCGCGTCGGTCACCTGGCGGGCAATTGCCGCGATCTGGCGCGCCTGCGCCACGTACTCTGCCGGCACGGGTATCTCGCCCTGATGCTCAAGGCTAAGGCGCACGAGCATCTCCATCATTGCCTCTTTCATGGGGAGCGACTTTATCTCCGGCCTTCCGGACAGGGAATCGCGCTGCACGCTGATGTAGGCTCGCTTGATGCCCGCGTACTCCGCCTTCACGCGCGAGTCCAGCCTCGAGTCCTCCACAACGGTGAAGATGTCCAGCGCCAGCTTGCGCTCGTCGAAAAGGTCGAAGTAGCGCTGCATATCGGTTAGCCACCCGCGCTCCGCGCTGTCATCGCTGCCATTGTCAGTCACCGCCTCCATCGCCTTCTGCAGCTTGGCGGCAGTGCTTTCGCCTTCCGCCTTCGGCTGCTCTTTCTTGCTGACTGCCAACTGCCCACTGCTCACTGCCGGCTCCCGCCCCCCCAGCTCCGGCCGCATGTCCTGGAACAGCGTCGAAGGCCTCTCGTACTGGAAGTCGAAGCTCCCGAACTCGAGGTGTGCCACCTGGTGCGTGGACACGACCTTGAACAGGGCGAAGTTCTCCTGCTTTGTGGCGTACTTGTCGACAAGATTGGGCACATAGACCGTTGTGCCCTCCGTCGTCGGCGCCTCGCTGGATACCCACCCTATCTTCTTCTCCGCCAACTCCTCGCTCGCCGCCAGCTTCACCTCCGCCCCCGCCAGCGCGCGGCAGTAGAGCTCCATCAGGTCCTGGATACGGGTGAACTCAATACTGGCGGACAATGCCTCCAGCGACGCCTGGGAGCGCGATGACTCCAGACGAAAGAAGGCGAGTCCCCCGTCAGGGTTCTCGTGCATCAGCCGCACGCCCTCCTCGAACCACTTTTCGAGCTGGTTGATCGTGACGCGCTCCATCGCGGCCGGCGTGCTCTTGATGAAGTCCGGCATTGCGGCCGGCGCCTCGCGCAGCAGCGCCTCAGAGAGCTCCAGAAGCCTCTCGTGGTGCTCTTCGGGGACCTGGGAGAGCGCCTGAGACACATCCAGCATGGCGGCCGGCACGTTCATGTTGCCGGCCTTGTTGAGGCTGTCGGCTATTGCCAGGTAGCGCTTGCGCTGGTCCGGCTGGACTGCCGGAAGAGCCTTCGCCAGCGCCTCGTACAGCCCCTTTACCTGCCTCCAGCTCACGTCAGACAGGGCCGTGGACAGAGAAATCAGCGCGCCCTTGGTGTCGCCGGCCGTCGCCAGCAGCGGAAATACCTTCTCGGAGAGCGCCAGGCAGTCCACCGCCGCGTCGTACGAGCGGTTGGCCAGCACGTCCAGAAACCCCACGAACTTGTCGAGCTCCGGCACGGTGAGCGCTTCGACCAGTACGGACCCGGACTGGAAGAATTTACATGCAAGGGTGCTGGACTTCCACGTGCCCTTATAGAGGCTCTTACCCATGGCCGCCCAGTTCTCTACGTACCTGGGACGCAGCTTGGAGAGCGTGGAGGGGCTTGAGGTGAAGTAGCAAGCCGCCAGCGTGGGCGATTCCTGGCTGAGGGCCGTGCCGCTCTCCACCCACTTCATGAAGTAGTTGAACGGCATCTGCCCGAAGATGCGCGGGCTGGCCCTGAA comes from the SAR202 cluster bacterium genome and includes:
- the nusG gene encoding transcription termination/antitermination factor NusG → MAAIAETPVRWYIVHTYSGQEDRVKKNLELRIASMDMKDKIYQVVVPTEEEVEIKGGKRTSVSRRVFPGYVIVQMKMDDTSWYVVRNTPGVTGFVSAEDENDKRPKPVPLEEREVEAIMKQMESSKPRLKSGLEKGQTVRIVEGPFQDFMGMIDEVYPDRSKVKVLVLFFGRETPIELDFLQVEKA
- the secE gene encoding preprotein translocase subunit SecE, yielding MLQQTGTPSTRGFSVVRLFNEVTGELRRVTWPTREETFRLTMMVIAVSAVMGVFLGGVDLAFNRLMDWFVGL
- the rpmG gene encoding 50S ribosomal protein L33 encodes the protein MARKGENRQLITLGCVDCKERTYNSNKNRRNDPQRLELQKFCPRCRKHTLHKEVR
- the tuf gene encoding elongation factor Tu, with product MAKQKFLRDKPHLNVGTIGHVDHGKTSLTAAITKVLASQGLANYTPFDQIDNAPEERARGVTIAITHVEYATKTRHYAHVDCPGHADYIKNMITGAAQMDGAILVVSAPDGPMPQTREHILLARQVEVPRIVVALNKVDLMDDPELLDLVELEVRELLTKYGFPGDEIPIVRVSALKALEDNNVSRESEWGGRIWKLMDAVDTYIRVPQRPKDKPFLMPVEDVFSIKGRGTVVTGRVEQGTVKVGQEVAILGMGANSKTVATGIEMFHKTLDEAEPGDACGLLLRGIERDDIQRGQVLAAPGSITPHSEALAQVYVLSKEEGGRHTPFFSGYKPQFYIRTTDVTGEIKLPDGVEMVMPGDNIEMQIKLHTPVAMTEKLRFAIREGGRTVGSGVITKITK
- the speB gene encoding agmatinase — translated: MAPKKGDLLKGVPRNWHTFLDLAQPDNGPGDSRVVLLPVPYDSTTSYRGGSRYGPRAILNASRHLEDYDLELDRDVSAMGIYTTPEIEPDMSGPRAMVDRVEQAVRAVAAPGRLVGLLGGEHTVTTGAVRALKDSYADMAVLYFDAHADLRDEYMDAPWGHASVARRINEMVPTVHVGVRTICFEERDFIRANSLPVFFWPNAPLEQQDIAASIVSALPDNVYVSIDLDVIDPALMPGVGTPEPGGLSWAEITRILRAVGESKKIVGFDVVELAPEEGPESCAYIAAKLAYKVMAYATIYS
- the speD gene encoding adenosylmethionine decarboxylase, whose translation is MAGGTGLHLVIDGYGADPEKLKSEELVHRFLDEYPGIIKMTKIIPPQVYTYYGPTPGDWGVSGVVIIAESHISIHTFPDRGYVNIDIFSCKDFDVEASLDDVKKTFSLSEVKTWTLPRGLEYENPRQAAAARVPATAKA
- the nirK gene encoding nitrite reductase, copper-containing, whose protein sequence is MRRIARPLMVLFVFAVILLVALVCQGSAASSPNRPARTETAQLVSPPLAPDPISRKTPAVVTVNLETTEVTRRLADGVDYQFWTFNGTVPGPMIRVRQGDTVELTLANSDESRAAHSIDLNSVTGPGGGAVYTQVSPGKEKSFSFKALNPGLYVYHCATSLIPQHISNGMYGLILVEPEGGLPKVDKEFYVMQGDLYTNEGRDAQGLHTFSLQKMVDENADYVVFNGEVGSLVGDKALTANVGDRVRIYFGVGGPNITSSFHVIGEIYDEVHMEGASEGTKNVQTTLVPAGGAAWVDFKVEVPGTYTLVDHSLGRLLKGAAGQLVVHGDQAPHIFAPIGQDVSDAAAH
- a CDS encoding VWA domain-containing protein, translated to MEESGLNNIDRIRGELQKFPPVALEDFNAALSVLAVTMRKDQMDTWAECGLAIAQQSVRSWEAACQYFRASPRIFGQMPFNYFMKWVESGTALSQESPTLAACYFTSSPSTLSKLRPRYVENWAAMGKSLYKGTWKSSTLACKFFQSGSVLVEALTVPELDKFVGFLDVLANRSYDAAVDCLALSEKVFPLLATAGDTKGALISLSTALSDVSWRQVKGLYEALAKALPAVQPDQRKRYLAIADSLNKAGNMNVPAAMLDVSQALSQVPEEHHERLLELSEALLREAPAAMPDFIKSTPAAMERVTINQLEKWFEEGVRLMHENPDGGLAFFRLESSRSQASLEALSASIEFTRIQDLMELYCRALAGAEVKLAASEELAEKKIGWVSSEAPTTEGTTVYVPNLVDKYATKQENFALFKVVSTHQVAHLEFGSFDFQYERPSTLFQDMRPELGGREPAVSSGQLAVSKKEQPKAEGESTAAKLQKAMEAVTDNGSDDSAERGWLTDMQRYFDLFDERKLALDIFTVVEDSRLDSRVKAEYAGIKRAYISVQRDSLSGRPEIKSLPMKEAMMEMLVRLSLEHQGEIPVPAEYVAQARQIAAIARQVTDARANVEDTAEATLRIYAILADVPNEKIDEDEWADFDPSDEGDDDEQEQSFEEMLQNLLNGMGGESQNKGAEEQEYQPSEDVDYRGDFKPEMVQLLSQLRMQKGQSGEGESQEITQEQLEELLKNSAELDMEGDGADLQKVSAEMTDNLMKQAGTATPNNPEGGQVPHAHVDEDGGALDADEPQTFVYDEWDFRANDYKPRWCIVRQKPMAEGDPAYYGTTLHSYGALVDQIRRQFELMVPEMFRKVRRLEDGEEIDIDDVIEAMVDIRTGSSPSDKLFWRRNKVQRDVAVVFLLDTSASTAEAIDETRKGSDDWDAPSDPVEYMAWLRNRRGDGMKRSYKRIIDLEKEACVLLTHALEAIGDVYGIYAFSGYGRENVEFYTIKDINETFGEKVKKRIDKIAPLHATRMGPAIRHAASKLEHSTAKTKLLFLISDGRPQDRGYSREGVEKEYAVHDTKAALDEARAQGVMSFCLTVDKNGHDYLKTMMDDMGYEVLDDIFTLPRRLLYLYERLTM